The Amycolatopsis umgeniensis DNA segment ACACATTCTGGACGGTGCTCTAGTACACCTGTTACTCTCCGCAGAGTTCCCGAAACCCGTTGGGGGGCTCGATGAACCATCTGAGCATCGACGAACTGCTCGAAGAGCTTCGAAGACGCCGGTGGGTCGTCTACATCTTCGGCCCCCGGGAGGAACCGGAGGTCTGCGCCGCGGTGTTCCAGTGGGACACCTGTGCCGACGTCCTCATCCTCCGCGGCGAGGAACGGGCCACCGCCTTCCGGGTCACCACCCTCCCCGACACGGACGTCTTCCGGCCGGCGCTCGTCTCTTGGCAATACCACTCGACGGCCGACTGGACCCTGCGCGCGGTGCTCACCATCCCGGCGCCCGGTGACGTCTCCGCGCCGATCCAATTGCTGCAACCACATCCGGACTGCGTGATCCCGATGGAAGCGCGCCAGCCGGTCACCATCCTGCCCGCCAATGGGACTCCCGAGCCCGATCAGGGAGCTCCCTAACCGCGGCCGATCACCTGCTCGGCGACAACGAGGTCGTGCGGGTAGGTGATCTTGAGGTTCTCCGCGCTGCCCGGAACCCACCGCACCGGCAGCGCGGAGAACCTTTCCATGCACGAAGACGTGTCCGTGCCGACGAAACCTTCGCGCTCCGCGGTTTCGTACGCTTCGAGCAACGGAGCGGCGCGGAAACCCTGCGGCGTCTGCACTCGGATCGCGCCGGGCAGCGCGCCGGAAACGGTGTCGCCGTCCACGCGCACGATGTCGTCGGCCGCGACACCGGGCACCGCTCCCCCGTATCGCCGCGTGTCGGCGAGGACGTCCGCGATCAGTTCCGGGGTGACGAGCGGACGGGCGCCGTCGTGCAGGAGCACCGCGTCGATCTCGCCGCTGTCGATGCGGGAAGCCAAGTGGCGCAACGCGTTCAGCTCCGAACCCTGCCGTGTCGCACCACCGTGCACGAGTTCGACTTCACCCGGATGCGAGGCGAGTACCTCTTGCGCGAGTTCGGTGTCCTGCGGCCGGATGACCAGCACGAGCACGTCGATCCCGGGCACGCGGGCGAAGGCGCCGAGCGACCACGCGACCACGCGCCTGCCCGCCACCGGCAGGTAGACCTTGTTGAGCTTGGCGCCGATCCGGGTACCCGCTCCGCTCGCGAGCACCACCCCGGCGGCCTTCGTCTGAGCCACAGGCAACTCTGGCACAGGCGGGTCGGTAGGTTGGGTCCGGCCACCGAAGCGATCCGAAGGGGCAGGGCGTTGGACGACGAAATCCTAGAGTTCGCCGAAGTCGAGCAGCCAGACGAACACGCGCGCTCGGCGGCGATCGCCCTGCACTCGAAACTGATCAAACCGGCGGGTTCGCTGGGCAGGCTCGAAGAATTGGGCGTCTGGGTCGCGGCCTGCCAGGGCCAGTCGCCGCCGCGGCCGTTCACCCGGCCCCGGGTCGTGGTGTTCGCCGGAGACCACGGCGTCGCCGCGAAGGGCGTCTCGGCTTACCCGGGCGAGGTCACCGCGCAACTCGTCGGCAGCATGCTGACCGGCGGCGCGGCCATCAACGTGCTGGCGGCCTCGGCGGGCGCGAGCGTCCGGGTCGTCGACATGTCCGTCGACAGCGACGCTCCCGCCACGCGGTCGATCGGCGAGTACAAGGTGCGGCGCGGGTCCGGCTCGATCGACGTCGAAGACGCGCTGACCGACGAAGAGGCGCGCGCCGCCGTGCGCGCGGGCCGGGCGATCGCCGACGCCGAGGTCGACGGCGGGGCCGATCTGCTCATCGCGGGCGACCTCGGGATCGGGAACAGCACCCCGGCCTCGGTCCTGGTCGCGGCGCTGACCGGCAGCGAGCCGGTGGCCGTCGTCGGGCGTGGTTCGGGGATCGACGACAACGCCTGGATGCGCAAGGCCGCGGCGGTCCGGGACGCGCTGCGCCGGGCGAGGACCGTGCTGGCCGACCCGGTCGCGCTGCTGCGCACGGCCGCGGGCGCGGACATCGCCGCGATGGCGGGATTCCTCGCGCAGGCCTCGCTCCGGAAGACGCCGGTGATCCTGGACGGCCTGGTCGCCGCCTCGGCCGCGCTGGTCGCCGAGGAACTCGTCCCGGGCGCGCGGCAGTGGTGGACCGCGGGTCAGCGCGGCGGCGAACCCGCGCACGCGCTGGCGCTGGAACACCTCGACCTGGACCCGATCCTGGATCTGGACGTACGCCTCGGCGAGGGGACGGGCGCGGTCGCCGCGCTGCCGCTGGTGTTCATGGCGACGCGAGTGCTCGCGGAGATGGCGACGCACGAACAGGCCGGGGTGAGCGGTCCGCTGATCGAGGCTCCGGCCTCCTGACGGTCTCGCGTTTAGTCCTCTAAATGCGGAACGTGAGCGGTAAGAACCGAGCGCGTCTCAGGTACCTACCGGCTTCCGGCCGCTGTGGTTCGCGGGTGCGGTCCGTGAAGGGCCCCTTGCCTACCCTGAAAGTAGGGAAGGAGTCCTTCACGGACTCGCGGATCGCCACACCCGCACCAGCAGTCACAGCGGCAGCGCGTGAAGGACCCCTTCACGCGACTCAGCCGAGGAAACTCGACCTTCACACCCTCCCAAGTACATGAAGGCCCCCTTCCTTGCGCCTGGCGCAAGGAAGGGGGCCTTCATGTACTTCAAGCGGAGCAGGAGCGGAGGGCTCAGCCCAGCGGGTACATCCAGCCTTCCGGAGCGGGCCGGGTGCCCTCCTGGATGCCGGTCAGCGCGCCGCGCAGCTTCATCGTCAGCTCACCGGGCTGCCCACCGGCGACGGAGAACTCGCCGCCCGCGTGCTTCACGTGCCCGACCGGCGTGATGACCGCCGCGGTCCCGCAGGCGAACACCTCGGTCAGCTCGCCCGAAGCCGCCGCCTTCTCCCACTCGTCGGTGGAGATGCGCCGCTCCTCGACCTGGTGGCCGAACGACTTCGCCAGCTCCAGCAGCGATTTGCGGGTCACACCCGGCAGGAGCGAGCCGGTCAGTTCCGGGGTGACGACGCGGGCGTCGTCGCCGGAGCCGAAGACGAAGAACAGGTTCATCCCGCCCATCTCCTCGATCCAGCGCCGTTCGACGGCGTCGAGCCACACGACCTGGTCGCAGCCCTTTTCCACGGCCTGCGCCTGCGCCACGAACGACGCCGCGTAGTTGCCGGCGCATTTGGCCTCGCCGGTGCCGCCGGGGACCGCGCGCACGTACTCGGTCGAGAGCCACACGCTCACCGGCTTGACCCCGCCGGAGAAGTACGAGCCCGCGGGCGAGCCGATCAGCGCGTAGAGGTACTCGTTCGCGGGGCGGTTGACGCCGAGCCCGGCTTCGGTGGAGATCATGAACGGCCGCAGGTACAGCGACT contains these protein-coding regions:
- a CDS encoding branched-chain amino acid aminotransferase, with the translated sequence MTTTTQFAHLPHSSPASPERVADVLAAPGFGLHFTDHMVTVKWSAEQGWHDATVGPYAPLTLDPATSVLHYGQAIFEGLKAYRQPDGTIAAFRPDANALRFRNSAERLAMPQLPVEVFLDSIRELLAVDSRWVPTKPGESLYLRPFMISTEAGLGVNRPANEYLYALIGSPAGSYFSGGVKPVSVWLSTEYVRAVPGGTGEAKCAGNYAASFVAQAQAVEKGCDQVVWLDAVERRWIEEMGGMNLFFVFGSGDDARVVTPELTGSLLPGVTRKSLLELAKSFGHQVEERRISTDEWEKAAASGELTEVFACGTAAVITPVGHVKHAGGEFSVAGGQPGELTMKLRGALTGIQEGTRPAPEGWMYPLG
- a CDS encoding 2-C-methyl-D-erythritol 4-phosphate cytidylyltransferase; the encoded protein is MVLASGAGTRIGAKLNKVYLPVAGRRVVAWSLGAFARVPGIDVLVLVIRPQDTELAQEVLASHPGEVELVHGGATRQGSELNALRHLASRIDSGEIDAVLLHDGARPLVTPELIADVLADTRRYGGAVPGVAADDIVRVDGDTVSGALPGAIRVQTPQGFRAAPLLEAYETAEREGFVGTDTSSCMERFSALPVRWVPGSAENLKITYPHDLVVAEQVIGRG
- the cobT gene encoding nicotinate-nucleotide--dimethylbenzimidazole phosphoribosyltransferase, with protein sequence MDDEILEFAEVEQPDEHARSAAIALHSKLIKPAGSLGRLEELGVWVAACQGQSPPRPFTRPRVVVFAGDHGVAAKGVSAYPGEVTAQLVGSMLTGGAAINVLAASAGASVRVVDMSVDSDAPATRSIGEYKVRRGSGSIDVEDALTDEEARAAVRAGRAIADAEVDGGADLLIAGDLGIGNSTPASVLVAALTGSEPVAVVGRGSGIDDNAWMRKAAAVRDALRRARTVLADPVALLRTAAGADIAAMAGFLAQASLRKTPVILDGLVAASAALVAEELVPGARQWWTAGQRGGEPAHALALEHLDLDPILDLDVRLGEGTGAVAALPLVFMATRVLAEMATHEQAGVSGPLIEAPAS